From the genome of Miscanthus floridulus cultivar M001 chromosome 10, ASM1932011v1, whole genome shotgun sequence, one region includes:
- the LOC136485566 gene encoding DNA damage-repair/toleration protein DRT100-like, with protein MASRLLPAFAALVLLAASSSAPPAAEATLHPVDYLALQAVRRALSDLPGSRFFASWDFTGDPCLFAGVSCSSDGRVTTLALGDPRAGAPGLAGTFPSAAIATLPALTSLSLVPGRVTGSLSPAVTALPALRFLALAGNLLSGDLPAAFAPALRTVDLSKNGFTGRVPPSLLQLRDLRTLVLSHNALSGEIPRAVRSPLLHLDLRSNRLSGGVPPLPGTLVYLSLAGNRLSGPVGGVLRRLPRLSFLDLGRNWFSGEVPGEVFAFSRIVYLQLRKNAFSGELRPAGRVPPGATVDLSHNALSGRVPPELATAGAVYLNGNRFAGEVPREVAAAAEAGRMRVLFLQDNFLTGIAVGGVPASAAVCAHWNCVAPPPAVVAACPAKGGRGRRRPQTQCRARAG; from the coding sequence ATGGCCTCGCGCCTCCTGCCGGCGTTCGCGGCGCTCGTCCTCCTCGCGGCGTCGTCGTCCGCGCCGCCCGCGGCGGAGGCCACGCTACACCCGGTGGACTACCTGGCGCTGCAAGCGGTGCGGCGGGCGCTATCGGACCTCCCAGGCTCCCGCTTCTTCGCATCCTGGGACTTCACAGGGGACCCCTGCCTGTTCGCGGGCGTCTCCTGCTCCTCCGACGGCCGCGTCACCACCCTCGCACTCGGCGACCCGCGCGCGGGCGCGCCGGGGCTCGCCGGCACCTTCCCGTCGGCGGCCATCGCCACGCTGCCCGCGCTGACGTCCCTCTCCCTCGTGCCCGGCCGCGTGACAGGCTCCCTCTCCCCAGCCGTCACCGCCCTACCCGCGCTCCGCTTCCTGGCGCTCGCGGGCAACCTCCTCTCCGGCGACCTCCCGGCGGCCTTCGCGCCCGCGCTCCGCACCGTCGACCTCAGCAAGAACGGGTTCACGGGGCGGGTCCCGCCGTCGCTGCTCCAGCTGCGGGACCTGCGGACTCTCGTCCTCTCCCACAACGCGCTCTCCGGCGAGATCCCGCGGGCGGTGAGGTCCCCGCTGCTGCACCTCGACCTCCGGAGTAACCGCCTGTCGGGCGGGGTGCCGCCGCTGCCGGGCACGCTGGTGTACCTCTCGCTGGCGGGGAACCGGCTGTCGGGCCCCGTCGGGGGCGTGCTGCGGCGGCTGCCCAGGCTGTCGTTCCTCGACCTCGGACGGAACTGGTTCTCCGGCGAGGTTCCTGGGGAGGTGTTCGCGTTCAGCCGGATCGTGTACCTGCAGCTCCGCAAGAACGCATTTTCGGGGGAGCTCCGCCCGGCCGGGCGCGTCCCCCCGGGCGCCACCGTGGACCTCAGCCACAACGCGCTCTCCGGCCGCGTCCCGCCCGAGCTCGCCACGGCAGGCGCGGTGTACCTCAACGGGAACCGGTTCGCGGGCGAGGTGCCGCGGGAGGTGGCCGCGGCGGCCGAGGCGGGGCGGATGCGGGTGCTCTTCCTCCAGGACAACTTCCTCACGGGGATCGCTGTGGGTGGCGTCCCGGCCAGCGCCGCCGTGTGCGCGCACTGGAACTGCGTCGCACCGCCGCCGGCTGTCGTGGCCGCTTGCCCTGCCAAGGGCGGCAGGGGACGACGCCGGCCACAAACGCAGTGCCGCGCCCGGGCGGGGTGa
- the LOC136489488 gene encoding probable CCR4-associated factor 1 homolog 9, whose translation MVSTNVAAPAMSPIAPRPLPPPRVFQPSPPLAPHPAVRHAVAPPLVEDLVGFQIRPVTAANMESEMDAIDSLQTTYPIITIDTEYAGAVHRPSAASLAPRERYALVKSNVDEGAHRAARDVRSQGIDLDPARASGVSSAAFAAKLAAVLLATPQRGQLTWVAFGGAYDFAYVVKMLTGAQAKVVLGGG comes from the coding sequence ATGGTTTCCACCAACGTCGCCGCGCCAGCCATGTCCCCGATCGCGCCaaggccgctgccgccgccgcgtgTATTTCAGCCGTCTCCGCCACTAGCGCCGCACCCTGCCGTCCGCCACGCCGTGGCGCCACCACTGGTGGAGGACCTAGTAGGTTTTCAGATCAGGCCGGTCACAGCGGCGAACATGGAGTCGGAGATGGACGCCATCGACTCCCTGCAAACGACGTACCCCATCATCACCATCGACACAGAGTACGCGGGCGCCGTCCACCGCCCGTCCGCGGCGTCGCTCGCTCCGCGGGAGCGGTACGCGCTCGTCAAGTCCAACGTCGACGAGGGTGCCCACCGTGCAGCTCGGGATGTGCGGTCACAGGGCATCGACTTGGACCCGGCGCGCGCAAGCGGCGTCAGCTCCGCGGCGTTCGCGGCCAAGCTCGCCGCCGTCCTGTTGGCGACGCCGCAGCGCGGCCAGCTCACTTGGGTGGCCTTCGGCGGCGCTTACGACTTCGCGTACGTGGTGAAGATGCTCACGGGCGCGCAGGCGAAGGTTG
- the LOC136485564 gene encoding uncharacterized protein, whose translation MLPSMMLQGAPLCCRSPRGRRRPPFPPLPPEICCRRRSCDRRSTAARARVDSLRNPQRSPPLPVANLRQAGLARKVNRLEPWSCSRKGTSLQTAHGKVDRGCSLGGGSVLRYQC comes from the exons ATGCTGCCCTCGATGATGCTGCAGGGGGCGCCGCTGTGCTGCCGCTCTCCCCGAGGTCGCCGCCGCCCTCCCTTCCCTCCTCTCCCACCTGAGATCTGCTGCCGGAGGAGATCCTGTGACCGCAGATCCACAGCTGCAAGAGCTCGTGTGGACAGTTTGAGGAACCCGCAACGAAGTCCTCCACTGCCGGTGGCGAATCTGCGGCAAGCTG GTTTGGCTAGGAAGGTAAATCGTCTGGAACCCTGGAGCTGCTCGAGAAAGGGAACGTCACTCCAGACTGCACATGGAAAGGTCGATAGGGGCTGCAGCTTAGGGGGAG GTTCTGTTCTCAGATATCAATGCTGA
- the LOC136489487 gene encoding uncharacterized protein, whose protein sequence is MAQSAAESVHVDVFRAKLRSMAAHRQRLPVSASKAAVAKAAAASAEAATTLNASTKQASSAVIYIGKIGDEEEAAKAAEAAKAAVAALADAAALAEAASAMEALAALSPSQAAEVTGGYTMRGAGAMILLPSAPCQLL, encoded by the exons ATGGCGCAGTCCGCCGCAGAGTCCGTGCATGTTGATGTTTTCCGCGCGAAGCTGCGTTCCATGGCCGCG CACAGGCAGAGGCTGCCTGTATCGGCGTCCAAGGCTGCGGTAGCAAAGGCAGCGGCTGCGTCGGCAGAGGCTGCGACAACTCTGAATGCATCTACTAAGCAGGCATCTTCAGCTGTGATTTATATAGGAAAAataggagatgaagaagaggcagCCAAGGCGGCAGAGGCAGCGAAAGCGGCTGTGGCCGCATTAGCTGACGCGGCTGCATTAGCTGAGGCTGCATCTGCTATGGAAGCTTTGGCTGCCTTATCTCCGTCACAAGCGGCTGAGGTCACCGGCGGATACACAATGCGTGGCGCCGGCGCCATGATATTGCTCCCCTCGGCTCCATGTCAGCTGCTTTAG